In Streptomyces sp. NBC_00704, a genomic segment contains:
- a CDS encoding ABC transporter ATP-binding protein — MSDEEKAVTIPAQADGRTEPGATLTKDAAPGEVLLKVTGLQKHFPIKKGLLQRQVGAVHAVDGIDFEVRSGETLGVVGESGCGKSTMGRLITRLLEPTGGTVEFEGKDITHLGVSGMRPLRRDVQMIFQDPYSSLNPRHTIGTIVGAPFKLQGVEPEGGIKKEVQRLLSVVGLNPEHYNRYPHEFSGGQRQRIGIARALALNPKLVVADEPVSALDVSIQAQVVNLLDDLQQELGLTYVIIAHDLSVVRHVSDRIAVMYLGKIVELADRDLLYKSPMHPYTKALMSAVPIPDPRRKNAKSERILLKGDVPSPISPPSGCRFHTRCWKATEICKTTEPKLVELRTGQQVACHHPENFEDQAPQDTVLLTAAKEAAELVADEVLAESAETSAALAAEAAEAPKTAKTAEAAKDAEAPKTAEVTKATEATEATEEAPEPAEAAAPEPAVVAEPGKLAKAEPAAATEAAGTEGSEESGESGESGESEGRQESTDK; from the coding sequence TCCCCATCAAGAAGGGCCTGCTCCAGCGGCAGGTCGGGGCGGTGCACGCGGTCGACGGCATCGACTTCGAGGTCCGCTCCGGTGAGACGCTCGGCGTCGTGGGCGAGTCCGGCTGCGGCAAGTCCACCATGGGCCGGCTGATCACCCGGCTGCTCGAACCGACCGGCGGCACGGTCGAGTTCGAGGGCAAGGACATCACGCACCTCGGCGTCAGCGGCATGCGTCCGCTGCGCCGCGACGTACAGATGATCTTCCAGGACCCGTACTCGTCGCTGAACCCCCGGCACACCATCGGCACGATCGTCGGCGCTCCCTTCAAGCTCCAGGGCGTCGAGCCCGAGGGCGGCATCAAGAAGGAAGTGCAGCGGCTCCTGTCGGTCGTGGGGCTCAACCCCGAGCACTACAACCGCTACCCGCACGAGTTCTCCGGCGGTCAGCGCCAGCGCATCGGCATCGCCCGCGCGCTCGCGCTGAACCCGAAGCTGGTCGTGGCCGACGAGCCGGTCTCGGCCCTGGACGTGTCGATCCAGGCCCAGGTCGTCAACCTGCTCGACGACCTCCAGCAGGAGCTGGGCCTCACGTACGTGATCATCGCGCACGACCTCTCGGTCGTCCGGCACGTCTCGGACCGCATCGCGGTGATGTACCTCGGCAAGATCGTGGAGCTGGCCGACCGCGACCTGCTCTACAAGTCGCCGATGCACCCGTACACCAAGGCGCTGATGTCGGCGGTGCCGATCCCGGACCCGCGGCGCAAGAACGCCAAGAGCGAGCGGATCCTGCTCAAGGGCGACGTGCCCTCGCCGATCTCCCCGCCGAGCGGCTGCCGGTTCCACACCCGGTGCTGGAAGGCGACGGAGATCTGCAAGACCACCGAGCCGAAGCTCGTCGAGCTGCGGACCGGTCAGCAGGTCGCCTGCCACCACCCGGAGAACTTCGAGGACCAGGCTCCGCAGGACACCGTTCTGCTGACCGCCGCGAAGGAGGCGGCGGAGCTGGTGGCCGACGAGGTGCTGGCGGAGTCGGCGGAGACGTCGGCGGCGCTGGCGGCCGAGGCCGCGGAGGCTCCGAAGACCGCGAAGACCGCGGAGGCCGCGAAGGACGCCGAGGCTCCGAAGACCGCTGAGGTCACCAAGGCCACCGAGGCCACCGAGGCCACGGAGGAGGCTCCCGAGCCCGCCGAGGCGGCGGCCCCCGAGCCGGCCGTCGTCGCCGAGCCCGGCAAGCTCGCGAAGGCCGAGCCGGCAGCTGCGACCGAGGCCGCCGGGACCGAAGGGTCCGAGGAGTCCGGGGAGTCCGGGGAGTCCGGGGAGTCCGAGGGGCGCCAGGAGTCAACCGACAAGTAG
- a CDS encoding M1 family metallopeptidase yields MALSRSARRGALATAAASLLVIAASSAPTPGSDGIGDAYFPRLGNGGFDARHYDLSLAYDPDTDRLDGRTTITARATQSLSSFDLDLQKLEVSRVEVDGRKARFTRVGDEIRIVPRAAIRKGRTFEVAVTYGGVPEPLGGPIVFGSSYGWMKTADGVFVACEPNAASTWFPSSDHPSDKAAYDIRVKAPRGLTAVSNGRLVSTYDKGASTYTHWRETKPMASYLATATIGKFDVRTGRTPGGIPIYVAIDPVLADGNAVDVYAVTAAATDYWSRVFGPYPFEETGAIVDDMPQAGFSLEVQSKPAYSAVRDESTIVHELAHQWFGDSVSVAHWKDIWLNEGFATYAQWLWAEHQGVRSAHDSFLAGYDARPAGNAFWQTVVGDPQRDTMFASAVYQRGAMALQVLRERIGDRAFFRLLPAWTRLHRYGNADTDDFIRLAEKVSGRQLDDLFRTWLFTPGKPSL; encoded by the coding sequence ATGGCACTCTCCCGTTCGGCACGTCGGGGGGCCCTCGCGACAGCGGCGGCCTCCCTCCTCGTCATCGCCGCCTCCTCCGCCCCCACCCCGGGCTCCGACGGAATCGGCGACGCCTACTTCCCGCGGCTCGGCAACGGCGGCTTCGACGCCCGCCACTACGACCTCTCCCTCGCCTACGACCCCGACACCGACCGCCTCGACGGGCGGACGACGATCACCGCCCGGGCCACCCAGAGCCTGTCGTCCTTCGATCTGGACCTGCAGAAACTCGAGGTATCCCGGGTCGAAGTGGACGGCAGAAAGGCGCGGTTCACCCGCGTCGGCGACGAGATCCGCATCGTCCCGCGCGCAGCGATCCGCAAGGGGCGGACCTTCGAGGTGGCCGTGACCTACGGCGGCGTCCCCGAACCCCTCGGCGGCCCCATCGTCTTCGGCTCCTCCTACGGGTGGATGAAGACGGCCGACGGCGTCTTCGTGGCCTGCGAGCCCAACGCCGCCTCGACCTGGTTCCCGTCCAGCGACCACCCCTCGGACAAGGCCGCCTACGACATCCGCGTCAAGGCGCCCCGCGGCCTGACCGCGGTCTCCAACGGCCGGCTCGTCTCGACGTACGACAAGGGCGCCTCGACGTACACGCACTGGCGCGAGACGAAGCCCATGGCCAGCTACCTCGCGACCGCCACCATCGGGAAGTTCGACGTGCGGACCGGGAGGACGCCCGGCGGCATACCGATCTACGTCGCGATCGACCCGGTGCTCGCGGACGGCAACGCCGTCGACGTGTACGCCGTCACCGCCGCGGCCACCGACTACTGGTCGCGGGTCTTCGGCCCGTACCCCTTCGAGGAGACCGGCGCGATCGTCGACGACATGCCGCAGGCGGGCTTCTCCCTGGAGGTGCAGTCCAAGCCGGCCTACTCGGCCGTCCGCGACGAGTCCACGATCGTGCACGAGCTGGCTCACCAGTGGTTCGGCGACTCCGTGTCGGTGGCCCACTGGAAGGACATCTGGCTCAACGAGGGGTTCGCCACCTACGCCCAGTGGCTGTGGGCCGAGCACCAGGGCGTCCGCTCGGCGCACGACTCCTTCCTGGCCGGCTACGACGCCCGCCCCGCCGGCAACGCCTTCTGGCAGACGGTCGTCGGCGACCCCCAGCGCGACACCATGTTCGCCTCCGCCGTCTACCAGCGCGGGGCGATGGCGCTACAGGTCCTGCGCGAGCGGATCGGCGACCGGGCCTTCTTCCGGCTGCTGCCCGCCTGGACCCGGCTGCACCGCTACGGCAACGCGGACACCGACGACTTCATCCGCCTCGCCGAGAAGGTCTCCGGACGCCAGCTCGACGACCTCTTCCGGACCTGGCTCTTCACGCCGGGAAAACCGTCCCTGTGA
- a CDS encoding trimeric intracellular cation channel family protein — protein MYEQIFSPSVQHTLDVVGIFVFAISGALLAVRKNFDVFGIAMLAEVTALGGGVFRDLVIGAVPPAAFTDLGYFLTPLIAALLVVFLHPQVERIQLGVNVFDAAGLGLFSVTGTTKAHAYGLNLTASAALGIATAVGGGVLRDVLANEVPSLLRWDRDLYAVPAMAGAVMVALCIRYDALTPLAGGVAAVTAFVLRLLAMRFHWRAPRAWNRRSTVREE, from the coding sequence GTGTACGAGCAAATCTTCAGCCCCTCCGTCCAGCACACCCTCGACGTGGTCGGCATCTTCGTCTTCGCCATCTCGGGCGCGCTGCTGGCCGTGCGCAAGAACTTCGACGTGTTCGGCATCGCCATGCTCGCCGAGGTCACCGCGCTGGGCGGCGGCGTGTTCCGGGACCTGGTGATCGGGGCGGTGCCCCCGGCCGCCTTCACCGACCTGGGGTACTTCCTCACGCCGCTGATCGCCGCTCTGCTGGTCGTCTTCCTGCACCCCCAGGTGGAACGCATCCAGCTGGGGGTCAACGTCTTCGACGCGGCGGGCCTCGGCCTGTTCAGCGTCACGGGGACGACGAAGGCGCACGCCTACGGGCTGAACCTGACCGCGTCGGCGGCCCTCGGGATCGCGACCGCCGTCGGCGGCGGCGTGCTGCGTGACGTGCTGGCCAACGAGGTGCCCTCGCTGCTGCGCTGGGACCGCGACCTCTACGCGGTCCCCGCGATGGCCGGCGCCGTCATGGTGGCGCTGTGCATCCGCTACGACGCGCTCACGCCGCTGGCCGGCGGGGTGGCCGCGGTCACCGCTTTCGTCCTGCGGTTGCTCGCGATGCGCTTCCACTGGCGAGCTCCGCGCGCTTGGAACCGCCGCTCGACGGTGCGTGAGGAGTAG
- a CDS encoding alpha/beta hydrolase — MSLTGTPFLYTLIALSAVAVVLPLLLWSRLRGPRILRAAARVMMLLFAQTTAVGLVFVLVNNSNGLYDTWADLLGTGSHVQQAADLGADGTGGIALDRLPRVRQKFTRAEGPGMHAAGGVRVTQVQGRVSGVNAEVYVWLPPQYDEPAYKHRPFPVVELLPGYPGSAKTWYSTLHVHEQLAPLMREGKVAPFILVAPRTTLLPGVDTGCANVAGTVNADTWLSVDVPKMVTDNFRALPAPKGWALAGYSAGGHCATKLAVAHPDRYRAAVSLSGYNDPVVERDSLAAQDARLRRENNPYLLLRKAVAPPPVALYLSGQPHDGYEAAMALRQEAKAPTTVHVVYIPRNAGGHTMGLWRPQVAPAFRWLTTQMGQRAVVDGKGSTPHAPSSGGSKRAELASGSASRATAGRKR; from the coding sequence ATGAGCCTCACCGGGACTCCGTTCCTCTACACCCTGATCGCGCTGTCCGCCGTCGCCGTCGTGCTGCCGCTGCTGCTGTGGTCGCGACTGCGCGGGCCGCGCATCCTGCGCGCCGCGGCCCGGGTCATGATGCTGCTGTTCGCCCAGACCACGGCCGTGGGCCTGGTCTTCGTGCTGGTCAACAACTCCAACGGCCTGTACGACACCTGGGCCGACCTGCTGGGCACCGGTTCCCATGTGCAGCAGGCCGCCGACCTGGGCGCCGACGGCACCGGCGGCATCGCGCTGGACCGGCTGCCGCGGGTGCGGCAGAAGTTCACCCGGGCCGAGGGCCCCGGGATGCACGCGGCCGGCGGGGTGCGCGTCACCCAGGTGCAGGGACGCGTGTCCGGCGTCAACGCCGAGGTCTACGTCTGGCTGCCCCCGCAGTACGACGAGCCGGCCTACAAGCACCGCCCCTTCCCCGTCGTGGAGCTTCTGCCGGGTTACCCGGGCTCCGCCAAGACCTGGTACAGCACGCTGCACGTGCACGAGCAGCTGGCCCCGCTGATGCGCGAGGGCAAGGTCGCGCCCTTCATCCTGGTCGCCCCCCGCACCACCCTGCTGCCCGGTGTGGACACCGGCTGCGCCAACGTCGCGGGCACCGTCAACGCCGACACCTGGCTCAGCGTGGACGTGCCGAAGATGGTCACGGACAACTTCCGGGCCCTGCCCGCGCCCAAGGGCTGGGCCTTGGCCGGGTACTCGGCGGGCGGGCACTGCGCGACCAAGCTCGCCGTCGCCCACCCCGACCGCTACCGGGCGGCGGTGAGCCTGTCCGGCTACAACGACCCGGTGGTCGAGCGCGACTCGCTCGCCGCGCAGGACGCCAGGCTGCGCCGGGAGAACAACCCCTACCTGCTGCTGCGCAAGGCGGTCGCCCCGCCGCCGGTGGCGCTCTACCTGTCGGGCCAGCCGCACGACGGCTACGAGGCGGCCATGGCCCTGCGCCAGGAGGCGAAGGCCCCGACCACGGTGCACGTGGTGTACATCCCGCGCAACGCGGGCGGGCACACCATGGGGCTGTGGCGGCCGCAGGTGGCGCCGGCGTTCCGCTGGCTGACGACCCAGATGGGCCAGCGCGCGGTCGTCGACGGAAAGGGCTCTACTCCTCACGCACCGTCGAGCGGCGGTTCCAAGCGCGCGGAGCTCGCCAGTGGAAGCGCATCGCGAGCAACCGCAGGACGAAAGCGGTGA
- a CDS encoding thioesterase family protein translates to MAEAAMATARRATVGDSEFDRDTALTRREPGVYDIDLSAGWTIISAVNGGYLLAVLGRALADALPHRDPFTITAHYLTASQPGPAVVRTDVVRTGRTLSTGQASLLQYDEHGAEVERIRVLASYGDLDALPDDVRTTAQPPAIPPLDQCFGPEDGPAPVDGSSAITERLMLKLDPSTLGWALGQPSGKGEMRAWFGLKDGRDHDPLSLLLAVDALPPTAFEIGLRGWVPTVELTVHVRCRPAPGPLRVSITTRNLAGGFLEEDAEVWDSADRLVAQSRQLARVRLG, encoded by the coding sequence ATGGCAGAAGCAGCTATGGCGACGGCGCGGCGGGCCACCGTCGGGGACAGCGAGTTCGACCGGGACACCGCGCTCACCCGCCGCGAGCCCGGCGTCTACGACATCGACCTGTCGGCCGGCTGGACGATCATCAGCGCGGTCAACGGCGGTTACCTCCTCGCCGTCCTCGGGCGCGCGCTCGCGGACGCCCTGCCGCACCGCGACCCGTTCACGATCACGGCGCACTACCTGACCGCCTCCCAGCCGGGCCCGGCTGTGGTCCGCACGGACGTGGTCCGCACCGGCCGCACCCTGTCCACCGGCCAGGCCTCGCTCCTCCAGTACGACGAACACGGCGCGGAGGTCGAGCGGATCCGCGTCCTCGCCTCCTACGGCGACCTGGACGCCCTGCCGGACGACGTCCGCACCACCGCGCAGCCGCCCGCGATCCCGCCCCTCGACCAGTGCTTCGGCCCCGAGGACGGGCCGGCGCCGGTCGACGGCAGCTCCGCCATCACCGAGCGCCTGATGCTCAAGCTCGACCCGTCCACCCTCGGCTGGGCGCTCGGACAGCCCTCCGGCAAGGGCGAGATGCGGGCCTGGTTCGGCCTCAAGGACGGCCGCGACCACGACCCGCTGTCCCTGCTGCTCGCCGTGGACGCGCTGCCGCCCACCGCCTTCGAGATCGGCCTGCGCGGCTGGGTCCCCACCGTCGAGCTGACGGTGCACGTCCGCTGCCGTCCGGCCCCGGGCCCGCTGCGCGTGTCCATCACCACCCGCAACCTCGCCGGCGGCTTCCTGGAGGAGGACGCCGAGGTCTGGGACAGCGCGGACCGGCTCGTCGCCCAGTCGCGCCAGCTGGCCCGGGTCAGGCTCGGCTGA
- a CDS encoding TetR family transcriptional regulator, which yields MSHILGVRQAQKQKTRQALMDAALALLEEQSLSSLGLREVTRAVGVAPTAFYRHFRSTADLGVALVEEALGSLHPMIRTTVTSADSSGERIKRAVELIAGHVNAYPAHVRFIARERHGGVQIVREAIRDQLGRFADEVKTELAKDAQAQGWSDDDLLMLAHLYVDQMLITASLFLETLEASPEERERVGLRATRQMRLISIGRHHWLD from the coding sequence ATGAGTCACATCCTCGGCGTTCGGCAGGCCCAGAAGCAGAAGACCCGGCAGGCACTCATGGACGCGGCGCTGGCGCTGCTGGAGGAGCAGAGCCTGAGCAGTCTCGGTCTGCGCGAGGTCACCCGCGCCGTCGGGGTCGCCCCGACCGCCTTCTACCGCCACTTCCGCTCCACCGCGGATCTCGGCGTGGCCCTGGTCGAGGAGGCGCTGGGCAGCCTGCACCCGATGATCCGGACCACGGTCACGTCCGCCGACTCCAGCGGCGAACGCATCAAGCGCGCTGTCGAGTTGATAGCCGGTCACGTCAACGCGTACCCCGCTCACGTCCGTTTCATCGCCCGGGAACGACATGGCGGGGTGCAGATCGTGCGGGAGGCGATCCGCGACCAACTGGGCCGCTTCGCCGACGAGGTGAAGACCGAGCTGGCCAAGGACGCCCAGGCGCAGGGGTGGAGCGACGACGACCTGCTGATGCTCGCGCATCTCTACGTCGACCAGATGCTCATCACGGCCTCGCTGTTCCTGGAGACGCTGGAGGCCTCGCCGGAGGAGCGCGAGCGGGTCGGCCTGCGCGCGACCCGTCAGATGCGGCTCATCAGCATCGGCCGCCACCACTGGCTGGACTGA
- a CDS encoding DUF4190 domain-containing protein has translation MQLTAPATRRTGVRDADGMAVASFILGLLGLLVLNIFLGPVAIVLAAAALWRGTARRGRAYLGLALGVADLLVLVAFMQADSTVSWSF, from the coding sequence ATGCAGCTCACCGCACCGGCCACCCGCCGCACCGGAGTCCGCGACGCCGACGGCATGGCCGTCGCGTCCTTCATCCTCGGCCTGCTCGGCCTGCTCGTGCTCAACATCTTCCTCGGCCCGGTCGCCATCGTCCTGGCCGCGGCGGCCCTCTGGCGCGGCACGGCCCGCCGCGGCCGCGCCTACCTCGGTCTCGCGCTGGGCGTCGCCGACCTGCTGGTCCTGGTGGCGTTCATGCAGGCGGACTCGACCGTCTCCTGGAGCTTCTGA
- a CDS encoding cysteine desulfurase family protein gives MAYLDHAATTPMLPEAVEALTAHLGVTGNASSLHAAGRRARRTVEEAREALAEALGARPSEVVFTSGGTEADNLAVKGLYWSRRDADPARTRVLASPVEHHAVLDAVHWLGEHEGATVEYLPVDPYGRVHPDALREALARNPHDVALATVMWANNEIGTILPVRELADVAAEFGVPLHADAVQAFGQAPVDFAASGLAAMTVSGHKIGGPYGIGALLLGREHTPVPVLHGGGQERHVRSGTLDVPAIASFAVAGRLAAEQREWFAREIGALRDGLIDAVRTAVPDAILGGDPVDRLPANAHFTFPGCEGDSLLLLLDAQGIECSTGSACTAGVAQPSHVLLATGVDPDLARGTLRFSLGHTSTEADVEAVAKAIGPAVERARAAGLT, from the coding sequence ATGGCATACCTCGACCACGCCGCGACCACGCCGATGCTCCCCGAGGCGGTCGAGGCACTCACCGCGCACCTGGGCGTCACCGGCAACGCCTCCTCCCTGCACGCGGCCGGCCGACGGGCCCGCCGCACGGTCGAGGAAGCCCGTGAGGCGCTCGCCGAAGCGCTCGGCGCCCGCCCCAGCGAGGTCGTGTTCACCTCAGGCGGCACCGAGGCCGACAACCTCGCGGTCAAGGGCCTGTACTGGTCCCGGCGCGACGCCGACCCGGCCCGCACCCGGGTTCTGGCCAGCCCCGTCGAACACCACGCGGTCCTCGACGCCGTGCACTGGCTGGGCGAGCACGAGGGCGCCACCGTCGAGTACCTGCCGGTCGACCCCTACGGGCGCGTCCACCCCGACGCCCTGCGCGAGGCCCTCGCCCGCAACCCGCACGACGTGGCGCTGGCCACCGTCATGTGGGCGAACAACGAGATCGGCACGATCCTGCCGGTCCGTGAACTGGCCGACGTGGCCGCCGAGTTCGGCGTGCCGCTGCATGCCGACGCGGTCCAGGCCTTCGGTCAGGCGCCCGTCGACTTCGCCGCCTCCGGCCTCGCCGCGATGACCGTCTCCGGCCACAAGATCGGCGGCCCCTACGGCATCGGCGCGCTCCTCCTGGGCCGCGAGCACACGCCCGTGCCCGTCCTGCACGGCGGCGGCCAGGAACGCCATGTCCGCTCCGGCACCCTGGACGTCCCCGCGATCGCCTCCTTCGCCGTCGCCGGCCGCCTCGCCGCCGAACAGCGCGAGTGGTTCGCCCGCGAGATCGGCGCCCTGCGCGACGGCCTCATCGACGCGGTCCGCACGGCCGTCCCGGACGCGATCCTCGGCGGCGACCCCGTCGACCGGCTGCCCGCCAACGCGCACTTCACCTTCCCGGGCTGCGAGGGCGACTCCCTGCTGCTGCTGCTCGACGCACAGGGCATCGAGTGCTCCACCGGCTCGGCCTGCACCGCGGGCGTCGCCCAGCCCAGCCATGTCCTGCTCGCCACCGGCGTCGACCCGGACCTGGCCCGCGGCACCCTGCGCTTCTCGCTCGGCCACACCTCCACGGAGGCCGACGTCGAGGCCGTCGCCAAGGCCATCGGCCCCGCGGTGGAACGGGCCCGGGCCGCGGGCCTGACCTGA
- a CDS encoding alpha/beta fold hydrolase, with product MPGARAEVVAGTGHGPQIDHADEINRRMPDFMDSVG from the coding sequence GTGCCGGGGGCTCGGGCCGAGGTCGTCGCGGGCACCGGTCACGGGCCGCAGATCGATCACGCCGACGAGATCAACCGGCGGATGCCGGACTTCATGGACTCCGTCGGCTGA
- the mnmA gene encoding tRNA 2-thiouridine(34) synthase MnmA has translation MTETSPRPRPLRVLAAMSGGVDSAVAAARAAEAGHDVTGVHLALSANPQSFRTGARGCCTIEDSRDARRAADVIGIPFYVWDLADRFREDVVEDFVAEYEAGRTPNPCLRCNEKIKFAALLDKALALGFDAVCTGHYAKVVVGADGARELHRASDMAKDQSYVLGVLDDRQLAHALFPLGDTVTTKDEIRAEAERRGLAVAKKPDSHDICFIADGDTQGFLATRLGRSEGAIVDESGAKVGTHDGAYGFTIGQRKGLRIGTPAADGKPRYVLDISPVDNTVTVGPAASLDVTALTAIKPRWCGAAPTGPGVYTAQLRAHGGETEVSAELVDGRLEVAFTEPVRGVAPGQAIVLYDGTRVVGSATIASTVRTAAPVA, from the coding sequence ATGACTGAGACCTCGCCGCGCCCCCGCCCCCTTCGCGTACTCGCCGCCATGTCCGGCGGAGTGGACTCCGCCGTCGCCGCCGCCCGCGCCGCCGAAGCCGGCCACGACGTCACCGGCGTCCACCTCGCGCTCTCCGCGAACCCGCAGTCGTTCCGCACCGGCGCCCGGGGCTGTTGCACCATCGAGGACTCCCGCGACGCCCGCCGCGCCGCCGACGTCATCGGCATCCCGTTCTACGTGTGGGACCTCGCCGACCGCTTCCGCGAGGACGTCGTCGAGGACTTCGTCGCCGAGTACGAGGCAGGCCGCACGCCCAACCCCTGCCTGCGCTGCAACGAGAAGATCAAGTTCGCCGCGCTGCTCGACAAGGCCCTCGCGCTGGGCTTCGACGCGGTGTGCACCGGCCACTACGCGAAGGTCGTCGTCGGCGCGGACGGCGCGCGCGAACTGCACCGCGCCTCCGACATGGCCAAGGACCAGTCCTACGTCCTCGGCGTCCTGGACGACCGCCAGCTCGCCCACGCCCTCTTCCCGCTCGGCGACACCGTGACGACGAAGGACGAGATCCGCGCGGAGGCGGAGCGCCGGGGCCTCGCCGTCGCCAAGAAGCCCGACTCCCACGACATCTGCTTCATCGCCGACGGCGACACCCAGGGGTTCCTCGCCACCCGGCTGGGCCGCTCCGAGGGCGCCATCGTCGACGAGTCCGGCGCGAAGGTCGGCACCCACGACGGCGCGTACGGCTTCACCATCGGCCAGCGCAAGGGCCTGCGCATCGGCACCCCGGCCGCCGACGGCAAGCCGCGCTACGTCCTGGACATCTCCCCGGTGGACAACACGGTGACGGTCGGTCCCGCCGCCTCCCTCGACGTCACGGCCCTCACCGCGATCAAGCCCCGCTGGTGCGGCGCCGCCCCCACCGGCCCCGGCGTCTACACGGCCCAGCTGCGCGCCCACGGCGGCGAGACCGAGGTGAGCGCCGAACTGGTCGACGGCCGCCTGGAGGTCGCCTTCACCGAGCCGGTCCGCGGCGTCGCCCCCGGCCAGGCGATCGTGCTGTACGACGGCACGCGCGTGGTGGGCTCGGCGACGATCGCCTCCACCGTGCGGACGGCGGCCCCGGTCGCCTGA
- a CDS encoding alpha/beta fold hydrolase yields MDKKTVSRDGTELAYESTGRGPAVILVSGAMSTGGTMAPLAALLADGFTAVRYDRRGRGESGDTAPYAVEREVEDLAALIEAVGGEAALYGVSSGGALVLEAAAAGLPVSRAAVYETPFALDEEAAGARAQYTANLTEALAQDRRGDAVELFLRLTGLAEEMIQGARRSPMWAGMEAVAPTLAYDDAVMGDGRPPRERLASVGVPVLALAGGASPPWLREAVRTVAEAVPDGVYRTLEGQTHMVDPAVLSPVLAEFLGGRRD; encoded by the coding sequence ATGGACAAGAAGACTGTTTCCCGCGACGGCACCGAACTCGCGTACGAGAGCACCGGCCGGGGCCCCGCGGTCATCCTGGTGAGCGGGGCGATGTCCACGGGCGGCACGATGGCGCCCCTGGCCGCCCTGCTCGCGGACGGCTTCACGGCCGTGCGCTACGACCGCCGGGGCCGCGGCGAGAGCGGTGACACGGCTCCGTACGCGGTGGAGCGCGAGGTCGAGGACCTGGCGGCGCTGATCGAGGCGGTGGGCGGCGAGGCCGCCCTGTACGGCGTCTCGTCGGGCGGCGCGCTGGTGCTGGAGGCGGCGGCCGCCGGGCTGCCGGTGAGCCGGGCGGCCGTGTACGAGACGCCGTTCGCCCTGGACGAGGAGGCCGCCGGGGCGCGCGCGCAGTACACCGCGAACCTCACCGAGGCGCTCGCGCAGGACCGGCGCGGGGACGCCGTCGAGCTGTTCCTGCGGCTGACGGGGCTGGCCGAGGAGATGATCCAGGGGGCCCGCCGCTCGCCCATGTGGGCGGGCATGGAGGCCGTCGCGCCGACCCTGGCCTACGACGACGCGGTCATGGGCGACGGGCGGCCGCCGAGGGAGCGGCTGGCGTCGGTCGGCGTGCCGGTGCTGGCCCTGGCGGGCGGGGCCAGTCCGCCCTGGCTGCGGGAGGCCGTGCGCACCGTCGCGGAAGCGGTCCCGGACGGCGTGTACCGGACGCTGGAGGGCCAGACCCACATGGTCGACCCGGCCGTCCTCTCGCCGGTGCTGGCGGAGTTCCTCGGGGGCCGCCGGGACTGA
- a CDS encoding DUF427 domain-containing protein: MANGHTITIERDGRRVRAVHGKHVLAETGRALALRETGCPVRYYIPAEDVRLDLLTPSDTHTYCPFKGTASYWSLPDAADLVWFYPDPKPDVAAIKDHLCFYEVEVAPAEVS; this comes from the coding sequence ATGGCCAACGGACACACGATCACGATCGAGCGGGACGGCCGGCGCGTCAGGGCCGTCCACGGGAAGCACGTCCTCGCCGAGACCGGCCGGGCGCTCGCGCTGCGCGAGACCGGCTGTCCCGTGCGGTACTACATCCCCGCCGAGGACGTACGGCTCGACCTCCTGACCCCTTCCGACACCCACACGTACTGCCCGTTCAAGGGCACGGCGTCCTACTGGTCGCTCCCGGACGCGGCCGACCTCGTGTGGTTTTACCCCGATCCGAAGCCGGACGTCGCCGCGATCAAGGACCATCTGTGCTTCTACGAAGTGGAAGTCGCGCCGGCCGAGGTGTCGTAG
- a CDS encoding SDR family oxidoreductase — MATHVITGAGSGIGAAVTRRLHARGDDLVLHARDAGRAKELAALFPGARTLVGDLADPDKLSWAFSHQTLPGRVDSLLHVAGVVDLGPVGDLTPKAWRHQLNVNLIAPAELTRHFLPQLRAARGHVLFVNSGAGLRASAEWSAYAASKHGLKALADSLRQEEHGNGVRVTSVYPGRTASPMQAKVHQQEGKEYDPAEWIDPESVATTILMALDLPRDAEVNDLTVRPGS, encoded by the coding sequence ATGGCTACTCATGTGATCACCGGAGCGGGCTCCGGCATCGGCGCGGCCGTCACCCGCCGTCTGCACGCGCGCGGGGACGACCTCGTGCTGCACGCGCGCGACGCGGGCCGCGCGAAGGAACTGGCGGCGCTCTTCCCCGGCGCGCGCACGCTCGTCGGCGACCTGGCCGACCCCGACAAGCTGAGCTGGGCCTTCTCCCACCAGACGCTCCCCGGCCGGGTCGACTCCCTGCTGCACGTCGCCGGGGTCGTCGACCTCGGACCCGTCGGCGACCTCACCCCGAAGGCCTGGCGCCACCAGCTCAACGTCAACCTGATCGCCCCCGCCGAGCTGACCCGGCACTTCCTGCCCCAGCTGCGCGCCGCCCGCGGCCACGTCCTCTTCGTGAACTCCGGGGCGGGCCTGCGGGCGAGCGCCGAATGGTCCGCCTACGCCGCCTCCAAGCACGGCTTGAAGGCGCTCGCGGACTCCCTGCGCCAGGAGGAGCACGGCAACGGCGTCCGCGTCACCTCCGTCTACCCCGGCCGCACCGCCAGCCCCATGCAGGCCAAGGTCCACCAGCAGGAGGGCAAGGAGTACGACCCGGCGGAGTGGATCGACCCCGAGTCGGTGGCGACGACGATCCTCATGGCGCTCGACCTGCCCAGGGACGCGGAGGTCAACGACCTCACGGTGCGCCCCGGAAGCTGA